Proteins found in one Buchnera aphidicola (Hyadaphis tataricae) genomic segment:
- the ybeY gene encoding rRNA maturation RNase YbeY — protein MKKNIINLQICCKNNKSIPKKSYFLKWINQTLSKKNINIITIRVVEKKEIQYLNSKYRGKNKSTNILSFPYNKFIKSNQTLLGDLVLCKAIIEEESLQYKRTLESYWAQMIIHGTLHLLGYDHHNKQSAYVMETLENKIMLSLNYAQPYQY, from the coding sequence ATGAAAAAAAATATTATAAATCTTCAAATTTGTTGCAAAAATAATAAATCAATACCAAAAAAATCCTATTTTTTAAAGTGGATTAATCAAACACTATCAAAAAAAAATATTAACATAATTACAATTCGTGTTGTAGAAAAAAAAGAAATACAATATTTAAACTCAAAATATAGAGGAAAAAACAAATCAACAAATATTTTGTCATTTCCTTATAATAAATTTATAAAATCAAATCAAACATTGTTAGGAGATTTGGTCTTATGCAAAGCAATAATAGAAGAAGAATCTTTACAATATAAAAGAACATTAGAATCATATTGGGCACAAATGATTATACATGGAACTCTACATTTACTAGGATATGATCATCACAATAAGCAATCAGCATATGTTATGGAAACATTAGAAAATAAAATCATGCTTTCTTTAAATTATGCTCAACCGTATCAATATTAA
- the holA gene encoding DNA polymerase III subunit delta: MNILHIEKLKNHLTKTIHPCYVLLGEDDYLIKKNQDLILKISKFKGFQDSIMIDIENVQDWKKIIHFYQQRNLFFKKNILIINFIAKILNKTLILKINNINNLFHKDILIILKLNHISNLIKQHQLLDNLKKYSILISCFTPYRSHFINWIRYEIDEKNIKIDEKAYLLLCEHYEGNTDFIHKILNTILIFYPKINITVEKVKNIIFDCFNFTPLHWINAILKGNQKKSVEILNTFFEKKYNPLSLIRFFQKDLLILIQIHRNKKINIDEFLKNNNVWSTRRALFKNMILKIDKDIMLNAIKILLKIEINIKKNHNDSIWIQLHELTLVLFKKNIKLIK; the protein is encoded by the coding sequence ATGAATATTCTACATATAGAAAAACTTAAAAACCATTTAACTAAAACTATTCACCCTTGTTATGTCTTATTAGGAGAAGATGATTATTTAATAAAAAAAAATCAAGATTTAATTTTAAAAATATCAAAATTCAAAGGTTTTCAAGATTCTATTATGATTGATATAGAAAACGTACAAGATTGGAAAAAAATCATCCATTTTTATCAACAAAGAAATTTATTTTTTAAAAAAAATATATTAATTATCAATTTTATTGCCAAAATATTAAATAAAACACTAATTTTAAAAATTAATAACATTAATAATTTATTTCACAAAGATATTTTGATAATTTTAAAACTTAATCATATATCTAATTTGATTAAACAACATCAGTTGTTAGATAATTTAAAAAAGTATAGCATTTTGATTTCATGTTTTACACCATATCGTTCACATTTTATTAATTGGATTAGATATGAAATTGATGAAAAAAATATAAAAATAGACGAAAAAGCTTATTTATTATTATGCGAACACTATGAAGGTAATACGGATTTTATTCATAAAATTTTAAATACAATATTGATATTTTATCCAAAAATTAATATTACAGTAGAAAAAGTTAAAAATATAATTTTTGATTGCTTTAACTTTACCCCATTACATTGGATAAATGCTATACTAAAAGGAAATCAAAAAAAATCAGTGGAAATTTTAAATACTTTTTTTGAAAAAAAATATAATCCTCTTTCATTAATACGTTTTTTTCAAAAAGATTTATTAATATTAATTCAGATACATCGTAACAAAAAAATAAATATCGATGAGTTTTTGAAAAACAACAACGTGTGGAGTACAAGGCGTGCGTTATTTAAAAATATGATCTTAAAAATCGATAAAGATATAATGTTAAACGCAATTAAAATACTTTTAAAAATAGAAATAAATATCAAAAAAAACCATAATGATTCAATCTGGATACAATTGCATGAACTAACTTTAGTGTTATTTAAAAAAAATATCAAACTAATTAAATAA
- a CDS encoding phosphoglycerate kinase, whose product MNIIKMNDLDITGKTILIRSDLNVPIKNGVIQSDARLLAALPTIELAVKKNAKIILMSHLGRPTEGYYEKKYSLFPIFEYFKKKLHYTKVYFCSNYLHNIKLKKQEIAILENVRFNKGELNNDDILSKKYSDLCDIFVMDAFGSSHRMQSSTYGVAKFSNIACAGPLLIKEINCLTKLLEKPKRPMVAIVGGSKVSTKFNLLKKISKLADTVIVGGGIANTFLAIDYNIGKSLYEKDFILEAKKIRDKYNIIIPIDSRVGKNFSETAISIIKSPYDIQQNEEIMDFGDKTIQKVIDILKESKTILWNGPVGVFEFPNFRKGTEAIAKTIAKSNAFSIAGGGDTLSVIDMFNIKNDISYISTGGGSFLEFIEGKKLPSIHILEERFKTRKMN is encoded by the coding sequence ATGAACATAATAAAAATGAATGACTTAGATATCACGGGAAAAACTATTTTAATCAGAAGTGATTTAAATGTTCCTATAAAAAATGGAGTAATTCAATCGGATGCTCGACTCTTAGCTGCTCTTCCTACTATTGAATTAGCAGTGAAAAAAAATGCTAAAATTATTCTCATGTCTCATTTAGGGAGACCAACAGAAGGATATTATGAAAAAAAATATTCTTTATTTCCTATATTTGAATATTTTAAGAAAAAATTACATTATACAAAAGTATATTTTTGTAGTAACTATTTGCATAATATAAAATTAAAAAAACAAGAAATTGCAATTTTAGAAAATGTTCGTTTTAACAAAGGAGAATTAAATAATGACGACATACTTTCTAAAAAATATTCCGATCTTTGTGATATATTTGTAATGGATGCTTTTGGCAGTTCACATAGAATGCAATCATCTACTTATGGTGTAGCAAAATTTTCTAACATTGCATGCGCTGGACCGCTTTTAATAAAAGAGATAAATTGTTTAACAAAATTATTAGAAAAACCCAAACGTCCTATGGTAGCCATAGTCGGCGGCTCTAAAGTGTCAACGAAATTTAATCTATTAAAAAAAATATCTAAACTTGCAGATACTGTCATAGTGGGTGGCGGTATAGCAAATACTTTTTTAGCTATTGATTATAATATCGGAAAATCATTATATGAAAAAGATTTTATATTAGAAGCTAAAAAAATACGTGATAAATATAACATTATTATTCCTATTGATTCTCGAGTAGGAAAAAATTTTTCTGAAACTGCGATATCTATAATTAAATCGCCCTATGATATACAACAAAACGAAGAAATCATGGATTTTGGGGATAAAACTATTCAAAAAGTCATTGATATTCTTAAAGAATCTAAAACCATTCTTTGGAACGGTCCAGTAGGAGTATTTGAATTCCCGAATTTTAGAAAGGGTACAGAAGCAATTGCTAAAACCATTGCAAAAAGCAATGCTTTTTCTATAGCTGGAGGAGGAGATACGTTATCTGTAATTGATATGTTTAATATTAAAAACGATATCTCTTATATTTCAACTGGAGGAGGTTCTTTTTTAGAATTTATTGAAGGTAAAAAATTGCCTTCAATACATATACTAGAGGAACGTTTTAAAACAAGAAAAATGAACTAA
- the corC gene encoding CNNM family magnesium/cobalt transport protein CorC (CorC(YbeX) belongs to the Cyclin M Mg2+ Exporter (CNNM) family, and was characterized as belonging to a set of three proteins, at least one of which must be present for CorA to function.), whose translation MSDNHSKKYDKINRKGFFSILLEQIFHDEPKNREELLVLIRDAEQNELIDQNTCDMLEGVMHIAKKRIKEIMIPRTQMITLKLNYDLKKCLDVIIESAHSRFPVMNSDQNYVEGFLIAKDLLPLIRNSKDVFRIKNILRPAVVVPESKYVDRMLKEFRSKKNHMAIVIDEFGAVSGLVTIEDILELIVGEIQDEYDKEQLNIRKIQKYTFSVRALTEIKEFNDTFHSNFQDDEVDTIGGLVMKEFGHLPNRGEKLNINGYTFQVSVTDSRKIIQLHVTLPENQMLKNSGNVKKL comes from the coding sequence ATGAGTGATAATCATTCGAAAAAATACGATAAAATTAATAGAAAAGGATTTTTTTCTATTTTATTAGAGCAAATTTTTCATGATGAGCCAAAAAATAGAGAAGAATTGTTGGTATTAATTCGTGATGCAGAACAAAATGAACTCATTGATCAAAATACTTGTGATATGTTAGAAGGAGTCATGCATATCGCAAAAAAAAGAATTAAAGAAATCATGATTCCTAGAACGCAAATGATCACATTAAAATTAAATTATGATTTAAAAAAATGTCTTGATGTAATTATTGAATCAGCACACTCACGTTTTCCAGTAATGAATAGCGATCAAAACTATGTTGAAGGATTCTTAATTGCTAAAGATTTATTACCTTTGATTAGAAATTCTAAGGATGTTTTTCGTATAAAAAACATACTACGACCAGCAGTAGTGGTGCCGGAAAGTAAATATGTGGATAGAATGTTAAAAGAATTTCGTTCGAAAAAAAATCATATGGCAATCGTGATAGATGAATTTGGCGCTGTGTCTGGATTAGTCACTATAGAAGATATATTAGAATTAATTGTTGGCGAGATTCAAGATGAATACGATAAAGAGCAATTAAACATTAGAAAAATACAAAAATATACATTTTCTGTTCGAGCATTAACAGAAATAAAAGAATTTAATGACACATTTCATTCTAATTTTCAAGATGATGAAGTTGATACTATAGGTGGATTGGTAATGAAAGAATTTGGTCATTTGCCAAATCGAGGAGAAAAACTGAACATCAATGGTTATACTTTTCAGGTTTCTGTAACTGATAGTAGAAAAATTATACAACTACATGTAACTCTTCCAGAAAATCAAATGTTAAAAAATTCAGGAAATGTCAAAAAATTGTAA
- the leuS gene encoding leucine--tRNA ligase encodes MKKQYHPKKIENYVQKFWHKNKTFQVIEDTKKEKYYCLPMLPYPSGKLHIGHVRNYTISDVISRYHRMLGKNVLQPMGWDAFGLPAEEAAIQNNTAPSNWTKNNIEYMKKQLQSLGFSYDWSREITTCQPEYYKWEQWFFIKLYEKKLVYKKKSFVNWCSYDNTVLANEQVVNGRCWRCHGRIKFKKISQWFLKIRNYAESLYQDLKKLIHWPENVKNMQKNWIGRTKGFEITLNIFKCDKKIQVFTDRLDLIMEVTHIVISTYHEISTDLYKENKKIKTFINNYNNLSPEESEQLKYDGIKTEIFAVHPLTEQKIPIWISNFILKEYGTHSMFSIPENNEHHSNFAAKHKLTITNIITILNKNQYTHHTDYIEKKDTVLHSKKLNNLHTQKNTEKIKHILIKKNIIKKKIHYKLQDWCISRQRFWGAPIPMAQLKNGETIPIPKNHLPVLLPEININIDSLKNKIQPDVKWTNVFINNQEAIRETDTFDTFMESSWYYARYTCPHFHEGMIDPKSSKYWLPVDQYVGGIEHAIMHLIYFRFYHKLLRDFKLVSFDEPVKHLLCQGMVLAETFYQIKKNGAKKWLNTSLVLKKRNAQGKIVQSYDQTGKEVIYAGMMKMSKSKNNGIDPELIIKKYGADAIRLFIMFAAPIESSLEWQESGLKGTYRFLNKLWILIFNYVDIKNTHIKMNFNSLNEKQIKLRYQLHKTIQKVSDDMGRRKTFNTAISEIMKLVNEINNAPIETEQDKSIMKESLTCIIKMLYPFTPHFCFVTWQYFNENNSIDEESWPIFDETILLKTYKIIVIQINGKKRDTMKVDKDLTEKEIFLRAKKQIKITQYLKNVTIKKTIYISNKIINFVC; translated from the coding sequence ATGAAAAAACAATACCATCCAAAAAAAATAGAAAATTACGTGCAAAAATTTTGGCACAAGAATAAAACTTTTCAAGTTATTGAAGATACAAAAAAAGAAAAATATTATTGTCTTCCAATGTTGCCTTATCCTTCTGGAAAGTTACATATCGGTCATGTAAGAAATTACACAATTAGTGATGTAATTTCTCGTTATCACAGGATGTTAGGAAAAAATGTTTTACAACCAATGGGTTGGGATGCTTTTGGATTACCTGCAGAAGAGGCCGCAATACAAAATAACACTGCCCCATCTAATTGGACAAAAAACAATATTGAATATATGAAAAAACAACTCCAATCATTAGGTTTTAGTTACGATTGGAGTAGAGAAATTACAACATGTCAACCAGAATATTATAAATGGGAACAATGGTTTTTTATTAAATTATATGAAAAAAAATTAGTTTACAAGAAAAAAAGTTTTGTGAACTGGTGTTCATACGACAATACTGTGTTAGCAAATGAACAGGTTGTTAATGGTCGGTGCTGGAGATGTCATGGAAGAATAAAATTTAAAAAAATTTCTCAATGGTTTTTAAAAATACGAAATTATGCAGAATCTTTATACCAAGATTTAAAAAAATTAATTCATTGGCCTGAAAACGTAAAAAATATGCAAAAAAATTGGATCGGTCGAACAAAAGGATTTGAAATTACTTTAAACATTTTCAAATGTGATAAAAAAATACAAGTTTTTACTGATAGATTAGATTTAATCATGGAAGTGACACATATTGTGATCTCTACTTACCATGAAATATCTACAGATTTATATAAAGAAAATAAAAAAATAAAAACGTTTATAAACAATTATAATAATCTTTCACCTGAAGAATCAGAACAGTTGAAATATGATGGCATCAAAACAGAAATCTTTGCAGTTCATCCACTTACAGAACAAAAAATACCTATTTGGATTTCAAACTTTATTCTAAAGGAATATGGAACACATTCCATGTTCTCTATACCTGAAAATAATGAACACCATTCTAATTTTGCAGCCAAACATAAATTAACAATCACAAATATTATTACAATATTGAACAAAAACCAATATACACATCATACCGATTATATAGAAAAAAAAGATACTGTATTACATTCAAAAAAATTAAATAATTTACATACTCAAAAAAATACTGAAAAAATTAAACATATCCTTATTAAAAAAAATATCATAAAGAAAAAAATTCATTACAAATTGCAAGATTGGTGCATATCTAGACAAAGATTTTGGGGTGCTCCTATTCCTATGGCTCAATTGAAAAATGGCGAAACCATACCAATACCAAAAAATCATTTACCGGTTTTATTACCAGAAATTAATATCAATATTGATTCGTTGAAAAATAAAATTCAACCTGATGTGAAATGGACTAATGTTTTTATTAATAATCAAGAAGCAATAAGAGAAACTGACACTTTTGATACCTTCATGGAATCGTCTTGGTATTATGCAAGATACACTTGTCCTCATTTTCATGAAGGAATGATTGATCCAAAATCATCAAAATATTGGTTACCCGTAGATCAATATGTTGGAGGTATTGAACATGCAATAATGCACTTAATATATTTTAGATTTTATCATAAGTTATTAAGAGATTTTAAATTGGTTTCTTTTGATGAACCAGTAAAACATTTATTATGCCAAGGTATGGTGCTTGCTGAAACATTTTATCAAATTAAAAAAAATGGAGCAAAAAAATGGTTAAACACATCACTAGTATTAAAAAAACGTAATGCCCAAGGAAAAATTGTTCAATCATATGATCAAACAGGAAAAGAAGTAATTTATGCAGGTATGATGAAAATGTCTAAATCAAAAAATAATGGCATTGATCCAGAGTTAATAATAAAAAAATATGGAGCTGATGCAATACGTTTGTTTATTATGTTTGCCGCACCTATAGAATCTTCTTTAGAATGGCAAGAATCTGGTTTAAAGGGAACTTATCGTTTTCTAAATAAACTATGGATACTGATATTTAATTATGTTGATATAAAAAATACACACATAAAAATGAATTTTAATTCATTAAATGAAAAACAAATTAAATTACGATATCAATTGCATAAAACTATTCAAAAAGTTTCAGATGATATGGGTCGCCGTAAAACATTTAATACAGCTATTTCAGAAATTATGAAATTAGTTAACGAAATAAATAATGCTCCAATAGAAACAGAACAAGATAAATCTATAATGAAAGAATCGTTAACATGCATTATAAAAATGCTTTATCCTTTTACACCACATTTTTGTTTTGTTACTTGGCAATATTTTAATGAAAACAATTCTATAGATGAAGAAAGTTGGCCAATATTTGACGAAACGATATTATTAAAAACATATAAGATTATCGTTATACAGATTAATGGAAAAAAGAGAGATACGATGAAAGTCGATAAAGATTTAACTGAAAAAGAAATATTTTTACGTGCAAAAAAACAAATAAAAATTACACAATATCTTAAAAATGTAACTATAAAAAAAACAATATATATTTCCAATAAAATAATAAATTTTGTTTGTTAA
- the asd gene encoding aspartate-semialdehyde dehydrogenase, which produces MKTVGLVGWRGIVGSVLLKRMLEEQDFCNIHSVFFSTSQCGQDSPSIKNILYKKLQDAYNIELLKEMDIIITCQGSAYTEKMYLILRKYGWNGYWIDASSILRMDKKTVIVLDPINSDLIHHAIEKGIKTFVGGNCTVSLMLMSLGGLFKEELIDWISVSTYQAASGAGSRHVIELLKQMGTIYNVIAEDLSNYSSILDIEHKVTQISRSNIFPIKHFSIPLAGNLIPWIDKKMSNGQSREEWKGQVETNKILGFKNHVCIDGMCVRIGSLRCHSQSFFIKLKKDLSLENIENIISCQNNWVNVVPNSIQDTLAQLTPVAVTGTLNVPIGRLRKLNMGKKYLSAFTVGDQLLWGAAEPLRRMLNILIHL; this is translated from the coding sequence ATGAAAACAGTTGGTTTAGTGGGTTGGAGAGGTATAGTTGGTTCGGTATTATTAAAAAGAATGTTAGAAGAACAAGATTTTTGTAATATTCATTCGGTTTTTTTTTCTACATCTCAATGTGGTCAAGATAGTCCATCAATAAAAAATATTTTATATAAAAAATTACAAGATGCTTATAACATAGAATTATTGAAAGAAATGGATATTATTATTACTTGTCAAGGCAGCGCTTACACTGAAAAAATGTATTTAATATTGCGAAAATATGGTTGGAATGGGTATTGGATAGATGCATCTTCTATTTTAAGAATGGATAAAAAAACCGTTATTGTATTAGATCCAATTAATTCCGATCTTATACATCATGCTATTGAAAAGGGCATTAAAACTTTTGTAGGAGGAAATTGTACAGTTAGTCTGATGCTCATGTCTTTAGGTGGATTATTTAAAGAAGAACTCATCGATTGGATTTCTGTTTCAACTTATCAAGCAGCATCTGGAGCAGGTTCTCGTCATGTAATTGAATTATTAAAACAAATGGGCACCATTTATAATGTTATTGCTGAGGATTTATCAAATTATTCTTCTATTTTAGATATCGAGCATAAAGTTACTCAAATATCTCGTAGCAATATTTTTCCTATAAAACATTTTTCTATACCATTAGCGGGTAATTTAATACCTTGGATAGACAAAAAAATGAGCAATGGTCAAAGTCGAGAAGAATGGAAGGGTCAAGTAGAAACTAATAAAATTTTAGGTTTTAAAAATCATGTATGTATTGATGGTATGTGTGTTCGAATAGGTTCTCTTCGATGTCATAGTCAATCATTTTTTATAAAATTAAAAAAAGATTTATCTTTAGAAAATATTGAAAATATTATTAGCTGTCAAAACAATTGGGTCAATGTGGTTCCAAATAGTATTCAAGATACTTTAGCACAATTAACTCCTGTAGCCGTGACTGGTACTTTAAATGTACCAATAGGGCGCCTAAGAAAATTAAATATGGGAAAAAAATATTTGTCAGCTTTTACTGTTGGGGATCAATTACTATGGGGTGCTGCGGAACCTTTAAGAAGAATGTTAAATATATTGATTCATTTGTAA
- the tusA gene encoding sulfurtransferase TusA, with protein sequence MKKNNIIVLNLIGLRCPEPIMMIRKTIRKIQQNKKILVVSDDPSTKRDIPNFCYFMEHQLLENNIEHIPYHFLLKKGI encoded by the coding sequence ATGAAAAAAAACAATATAATTGTATTAAATTTGATTGGTCTGAGATGTCCAGAACCTATTATGATGATTAGAAAAACAATAAGAAAGATTCAACAAAACAAAAAAATATTAGTAGTTTCCGATGACCCTTCAACCAAAAGAGATATTCCTAATTTTTGTTATTTTATGGAGCATCAATTATTAGAAAATAATATAGAACATATTCCTTATCATTTTTTATTAAAAAAGGGTATATAG
- the miaB gene encoding tRNA (N6-isopentenyl adenosine(37)-C2)-methylthiotransferase MiaB — MKYVYIKTWGCQMNEYDSSMIVNLLEKDNEYIITENIEQANIFILNTCSIREKAQEKVFHQLGRWKKLKNRNPDIIIAVGGCVATQEGKEIFKRANYVDIVFGTQTLHKLPNMLLTAKKNRKRAINITFPKLEKFNYVLKPKKILYSSAISIMEGCNKYCSFCVVPYTRGNEISRPCDDVLFDISNLAETGTREIILLGQNVNAYQGVTFNGGICYFSELIRLVAEIDGIERIRFITSNPLEFSDDIIEVYRDTPKLVSFLHLPVQSGSNKILHLMKRSYTIEDYESIILKLIDARPNIQISSDFIVGFPGESQEDFKQTIQFIKKINFDMSFSFIYSARPGTPASEMEDNLNLIEKKERLHLLQNLINTQTMMWSRKMFGTIQSILVEGYSKNKNLELYGKTENNRTVVFSGTSKMIGNFVNVKITKIHTHSLEGVLV; from the coding sequence ATGAAATACGTATATATAAAAACTTGGGGTTGTCAGATGAATGAATATGATTCATCTATGATAGTTAATTTGCTAGAAAAAGACAATGAATACATAATCACAGAAAATATAGAACAAGCTAATATTTTCATATTAAATACTTGTTCAATTAGAGAAAAAGCACAAGAAAAAGTTTTTCACCAACTCGGAAGATGGAAAAAATTAAAAAATCGTAATCCAGATATTATTATTGCTGTGGGGGGTTGTGTAGCAACTCAAGAAGGAAAAGAAATATTTAAACGAGCTAACTATGTAGATATTGTATTTGGAACGCAAACATTACACAAATTACCAAATATGCTTTTAACAGCAAAAAAAAACCGAAAACGCGCTATAAATATTACTTTTCCTAAACTAGAAAAATTTAATTATGTTTTAAAACCTAAAAAAATACTATATTCTAGTGCTATTTCAATTATGGAAGGATGCAATAAATATTGTTCATTTTGTGTCGTACCATACACTAGAGGTAATGAAATCAGTCGACCATGTGATGATGTTTTATTTGACATATCCAATCTAGCAGAAACAGGTACAAGAGAGATTATTTTACTAGGACAAAATGTTAATGCCTACCAAGGTGTAACATTTAATGGAGGTATTTGTTATTTTTCAGAGCTCATAAGATTAGTTGCAGAAATAGACGGTATTGAAAGAATTCGTTTTATCACTAGCAATCCACTAGAATTCAGTGATGATATCATTGAAGTATATAGAGATACTCCAAAATTAGTTAGTTTTCTCCATCTTCCCGTTCAAAGTGGTTCTAATAAAATACTTCATTTAATGAAACGATCATATACAATAGAGGATTATGAATCAATTATTCTAAAACTGATTGATGCTCGACCTAACATTCAAATTAGTTCTGATTTTATTGTCGGTTTTCCAGGAGAATCTCAAGAAGATTTTAAACAAACCATACAATTTATTAAAAAAATTAATTTTGATATGAGCTTTAGTTTTATTTATTCTGCTCGACCTGGAACTCCTGCATCTGAAATGGAAGATAATCTGAATTTAATAGAAAAAAAAGAACGTCTCCATCTTTTGCAAAATCTCATTAATACACAAACTATGATGTGGAGCAGAAAAATGTTTGGTACAATACAATCTATTTTAGTTGAAGGTTATTCTAAAAATAAAAATTTAGAATTGTATGGCAAGACAGAAAATAACAGAACAGTTGTATTTTCAGGCACATCAAAAATGATTGGAAATTTTGTTAACGTTAAAATTACAAAGATTCATACACATTCATTGGAAGGTGTATTAGTTTAG
- the nadD gene encoding nicotinate-nucleotide adenylyltransferase: MNKLYAIFGGNFDPIHYGHILSVNNLAKEISINHIIFLPNNNPPHREKTKTSIIDRINMIKIAIKKNTLFKISYLETKKKQIFYTINTLKKIRKNIGFSASLCLIIGQDHLQHLHLWKDWQEILRFSHLLILPRICKNINYTLEKWIQSHIVSNYSLLHEQSSGLIYFSNINRINISSTIIRYNYLNGISCNQLLPDSVNQYILSKKLYF, encoded by the coding sequence ATGAACAAATTATACGCGATATTTGGTGGCAATTTTGATCCAATTCATTACGGCCACATTCTTTCTGTTAATAATCTAGCTAAAGAAATATCTATAAATCATATAATATTTTTACCAAATAACAACCCTCCACATAGAGAGAAAACAAAAACATCTATTATAGATAGAATTAATATGATTAAAATTGCTATTAAAAAAAATACTTTATTTAAAATCAGTTATTTAGAAACAAAAAAAAAACAAATTTTTTATACTATAAATACTTTAAAAAAAATCAGAAAAAACATTGGTTTTTCAGCATCCTTGTGTTTAATAATAGGACAAGATCACCTTCAACATTTACATCTCTGGAAAGATTGGCAAGAAATACTGCGATTTTCTCATCTATTAATTCTTCCTAGAATTTGCAAAAATATAAATTATACATTAGAAAAATGGATACAATCCCACATTGTTAGTAATTACAGTTTACTACATGAACAATCGTCCGGTTTAATTTATTTTTCAAATATAAATCGAATTAATATTTCTTCCACTATCATTAGATATAATTATTTGAACGGTATCAGTTGTAATCAATTGTTACCAGATTCTGTAAATCAATATATCTTATCAAAAAAATTATATTTTTAA
- a CDS encoding YhgN family NAAT transporter, with amino-acid sequence MNEIMSTTILLILIMDPLGNLPIFMTVLKHLEEKRRKIIVIREMIIALIIMILFLFLGEKILILLNLKTETVAISGGIILFIIAIKMIFPTEETDNIYSKEEPFLVPLAIPLVAGPSLLATLMLLSHKYLNQMHYLVLSLLIAWFFTIIILLSSSVFLKLFGSKGVNALERLMGLVLIMLSTQMFLDGIQDWFSK; translated from the coding sequence ATGAATGAGATTATGTCTACAACTATATTATTAATACTAATTATGGATCCATTAGGAAATCTTCCAATATTTATGACTGTTTTAAAACATCTAGAAGAAAAAAGAAGAAAAATTATAGTTATAAGAGAAATGATTATAGCTCTCATTATTATGATATTGTTTTTATTTTTAGGTGAAAAAATACTAATTCTTTTAAATTTAAAAACTGAAACAGTTGCTATATCTGGAGGCATTATTTTATTTATTATTGCTATTAAAATGATTTTTCCTACTGAAGAAACAGATAATATTTATTCAAAAGAAGAGCCTTTTTTAGTTCCATTAGCTATTCCACTCGTAGCAGGACCGTCTTTATTAGCTACATTAATGTTATTATCGCATAAATATTTAAATCAGATGCATTATTTAGTCCTATCATTACTAATAGCCTGGTTTTTCACAATAATAATATTATTATCATCTAGTGTATTTTTAAAATTATTTGGATCTAAAGGTGTTAATGCCTTAGAACGTCTAATGGGTCTTGTGTTAATTATGTTGTCTACTCAAATGTTTCTTGATGGCATTCAAGATTGGTTTTCCAAATAA